From the uncultured Fibrobacter sp. genome, one window contains:
- a CDS encoding DUF3793 family protein has protein sequence MNRLLDHRLVRQCAPTLAGLKVGSLFCLESSPSETLCKQLAHWNKELNPRGVCVRVIAERCGRSFIYVYREDALQKLIAEPEIRHFLAAYGYTDFSTDCALAYMTARIRKCHCFPHEVGLFLGYPLEDVKGFIINGGRNSKYTGYWKVYGDVTECEKRFACFRKCFDVFNKLFEKGYSLPMLTVQNAA, from the coding sequence ATGAACCGTCTTTTAGATCACCGTCTCGTTCGCCAATGCGCACCAACACTCGCTGGGCTCAAGGTCGGAAGTTTATTCTGCCTTGAATCTTCACCCAGCGAAACGCTGTGTAAACAACTCGCCCACTGGAACAAGGAACTCAACCCTCGCGGCGTGTGCGTGCGCGTTATTGCAGAACGCTGCGGTCGCAGTTTTATCTACGTCTATCGCGAAGACGCCCTGCAAAAGCTTATTGCCGAGCCGGAAATCCGCCATTTTCTCGCCGCCTACGGCTACACAGACTTTAGCACCGACTGTGCACTCGCATACATGACGGCGCGCATCCGCAAATGCCACTGTTTTCCGCACGAAGTCGGACTATTCTTGGGCTACCCCCTCGAAGACGTGAAAGGATTCATTATCAACGGCGGCAGGAATAGCAAATATACGGGCTACTGGAAAGTTTACGGCGATGTAACCGAATGCGAAAAACGGTTCGCCTGCTTTCGCAAGTGCTTCGATGTTTTCAACAAACTATTTGAAAAAGGATATTCGCTGCCGATGCTGACCGTCCAAAACGCAGCGTAA
- a CDS encoding ABC transporter ATP-binding protein yields the protein MYKWIQNTFALSEEGSRTFVRGVVWTFLHFISLMFPMMMLFYFLMEQMGIGEFAGKTPHGTWFYVGIAVILFVVMLVIYRFSYSATYSSVYDESMRRRVSIAEKLRKLPLSFFGKKNLSDLTSTIMDDCNALEMIFSHAVPELFAAIGSVTIIGIMLFCYNWKMSIALFWVVPAAALLIALSKKIQDRWFQSSYNARREIMEDIQEGLENVQEIRSYSGEAAYLDHFDKDCIKYEKTQMDSDIKVGMFLNSAQGILKMGLATVLITGARLWTKGEIDVFTYLVFIVCAATVYNPVFLVFNNLAELFFVNVRLRRFREMDQMKPQEGVTEFVPQNYDIEFKDVDFNYNENKQVLKKVSFTAKQGEITALVGPSGSGKTTAAKIAARFWDIQAGTVTLGGQDISKIDPETLLKNFSIVFQDVVLFNTSIKDNIRIGKRNASDEEILKVAKLAGCDEFVQKMPQGYDTVIGENGDTLSGGERQRISIARALLKDAPIILLDEATASLDVENESKIQRGISQLVKGKTVIIIAHRMRTIANADKVVVLQDGHIAETGSPAELKAKGGLFSKMLELQMNKN from the coding sequence ATGTATAAGTGGATTCAGAATACTTTTGCTCTTTCGGAAGAAGGCTCGCGCACGTTTGTCCGTGGCGTCGTCTGGACATTCCTGCACTTTATTTCGCTCATGTTCCCGATGATGATGCTCTTTTACTTTTTGATGGAGCAGATGGGCATAGGTGAATTTGCCGGCAAGACTCCGCACGGGACATGGTTCTATGTGGGCATTGCGGTAATTCTGTTTGTGGTGATGCTTGTCATTTACAGGTTCTCGTACAGCGCGACTTACAGTAGCGTGTACGACGAAAGCATGCGTCGCCGCGTTTCGATTGCCGAAAAGCTTCGTAAGTTGCCGCTCTCGTTCTTTGGCAAGAAGAACCTTTCGGACTTGACTTCGACCATCATGGACGATTGCAACGCACTCGAAATGATTTTCTCGCATGCGGTGCCGGAACTTTTCGCCGCCATCGGGAGCGTCACCATAATCGGAATCATGCTGTTCTGCTACAACTGGAAAATGTCTATCGCGCTTTTCTGGGTGGTGCCCGCAGCAGCATTGCTCATTGCGCTTTCCAAGAAAATTCAGGACCGCTGGTTCCAGAGTTCTTACAATGCGCGTCGTGAAATCATGGAAGACATCCAGGAAGGCCTCGAAAACGTGCAGGAAATCCGTTCCTACTCGGGCGAAGCCGCCTACCTCGACCATTTCGACAAGGACTGCATCAAATACGAAAAAACGCAGATGGATTCCGATATCAAGGTTGGCATGTTCCTGAATTCAGCGCAGGGCATTCTCAAGATGGGTCTTGCCACGGTGCTGATTACAGGAGCTCGCCTCTGGACCAAGGGCGAAATCGATGTATTCACCTATCTGGTGTTTATCGTGTGCGCGGCAACGGTCTACAACCCGGTTTTCTTGGTGTTCAACAATCTCGCTGAACTGTTCTTTGTGAATGTACGCCTGCGCCGGTTCCGCGAAATGGACCAGATGAAGCCTCAGGAAGGCGTAACGGAATTCGTTCCCCAGAATTACGATATCGAATTCAAGGACGTCGACTTCAATTACAACGAAAACAAGCAAGTCCTGAAAAAAGTTTCGTTCACGGCAAAACAGGGCGAAATCACCGCACTTGTGGGCCCGAGCGGCAGCGGAAAGACAACCGCCGCCAAAATTGCCGCACGATTCTGGGACATTCAAGCCGGAACGGTAACGCTCGGCGGCCAAGATATCAGCAAGATTGACCCTGAAACGCTCCTCAAGAATTTCTCCATCGTCTTCCAGGACGTGGTGCTGTTCAACACGAGCATCAAGGACAACATCCGCATCGGCAAGCGCAATGCCAGCGACGAAGAAATCCTAAAGGTGGCAAAACTTGCGGGATGCGACGAATTCGTGCAGAAGATGCCGCAGGGGTACGACACCGTCATCGGCGAAAACGGCGACACACTCTCGGGCGGTGAACGCCAGCGCATCTCCATTGCACGCGCCCTGCTGAAAGACGCGCCCATCATCTTGCTCGACGAAGCAACCGCAAGCCTCGACGTTGAAAACGAATCCAAGATCCAGCGCGGCATCTCGCAGCTGGTGAAGGGCAAGACTGTCATCATCATTGCGCACCGCATGCGTACCATCGCAAACGCCGACAAGGTCGTGGTGCTACAAGACGGTCACATTGCCGAAACAGGCTCCCCCGCCGAACTCAAGGCGAAAGGCGGCCTCTTCAGCAAGATGCTTGAATTGCAAATGAACAAAAATTAA